The Vulcanimicrobium alpinum sequence GCTGAGCCGGCGTGACGCGCGTTAGGTGCCGATGAGTTCTTTGAGGGCGTGCTGGAAGATCTTCGGGGCTTTGCCTTGGAAGAGCACGCTTTCGTTGCCGCCGATCTGTTTGCGCAGGTTGACGAGTTCGTCGCGCAGCGCCGCGGCCTTCTCGAATTCGAGGTTGGCGGCGGCGTCGCGCATCTTGCGTTCGATCTCTTTCGCCATCGCTTCGGCGACCTCGCGCGGCAGGCGCTCCGCGCGCACCGCAGCCGCGGCGTCGTTGCCGCCTTCGCCGCCGCCGATGAGACTGAGGATGTCGTGGACCTCCTTGCGGATCGTGCGCGGCTCGATGCCGTGCTCGAGGTTGAACGCCACCTGTTTCTCGCGGCGGCGCTTCGTCTCGCCGAGCGCTTTCGCCATCGACTCGGTGACGACGTCGGCGTACATGATGACCTTGCCCTCGACGTTGCGCGCCGCGCGGCCGATCGTCTGGATCAGCGACGTCCCCGAGCGCAGATAGCCTTCCTTGTCGGCGTCGAGGATCCCGACCAGCGAGACCTCGGGCAGGTCGAGCCCTTCGCGCAGCAGATTGATCCCGACCAGCACGTCGAACTCGCCCTTGCGCAGATCGCGCAGGATCGCGATGCGCTCGAGCGTCTCGACCTCGCTGTGCAGGTACCGCACGCGGATCCCGTTCTCGAGCAGATAGTCGGTGAGATCCTCGGCCATCTTCTTCGTCAGCGTGGTGACGAGGACGCGTTCGTTCTTCTCGGCGCGCTTGCGGATCTCGTCCATGAGATCGTCGACCTGGTGGCGCGTCGGCCGCACCTCGACCTCCGGGTCGACCAATCCCGTCGGACGGATGATCATCTCGACGACCTGCGCCGACTTGCCGATCTCGTACGTCGCCGGCGTCGCCGAGACGTAGATCACCTGGTTGATGTGCGCTTGGAACTCGTCGAACGTCAGCGGCCGGTTGTCGAGCGCGGAGGGGAGCCGGAAGCCGTGCTCGACCAGCGAGAGTTTCCGCGAGCGGTCGCCGCCGTGCATCCCGTGCACCTGCGGCAGCGTGACGTGCGATTCGTCGACGAGCAGAAGCCAGTCCTTGGGCAGGAAGTCGAGCAGCGTCCACGGCGTCGAGCCGGACTCGCGCCCCGAGAGCGGCCCCGAGTAGTTCTCGACGCCGTTGCAGTAGCCGACTTCGCGCAGCATGTCGAGGTCGTACCGCGTGCGCTGCTCGAGCCGCTGCGCTTCGAGCAGTTTGCCTTCGCTCTTGAAGAACTTCAGCCGCTCCTCGAGCTCGTTTTCGATCGCGACGATCGCACGGCGCAGTTTCTCGTCGGGCGTGATGTAGTGCTTGGCCGGGAAGATCTTCAGCTCGTCCTTCGACGTGACGTACTCGCCGGTGAGCTGGTTGACGACGTTGATCGCCTCGATCTCGTCGCCGAAGAACTCGATGCGGTGCACCAGCTCCTCGTCGACGCCGACGAACTCGAGCGTGTCGCCGCGCACGCGGAACGTGCCGCGCACGAGGTTGAGATCGTTGCGGCGGTACTGCATCCCGATCAGCTTGCGCAGAAAATCGTCGCGGTCCAGCGACTGGCCGACCCGGATGTCGGCCGACATCTCCATGTAGTCGGCCGGCGAGCCGAGCCCGTAGATGCACGAGACGGAGGCGACGATCAGCGTATCGGGGCGGGTCAGCAGCGATTGGGTCGCCGAATGCCGCAGGCGCTCGATCTCGTCGTTGATCGACGAGTCCTTCGCGATGTAGGTATCAGTGTGCGCGATGTACGCTTCGGGCTGGTAGTAGTCGAAGTACGAGACGAAATACTCGACCGCGTTGTTCGGGAAGAAGTCGCGGAACTCGGCGCAGAGCTGCGCGGCGAGCGTCTTGTTGTGGCAGAGGACGAGCGTCGGCTTCTGGACCAGTTCGACGATGCGCGCCATCGCCATCGTCTTGCCGGAGCCGGTCACGCCGAGCATGGTCTGGGCGCGGTCGCCCCGCAGGACGCCCTCCGCGAGCGCCTGGGTGGCGGAGGGCTGGTCTCCGGCCAGCGGATACGACGAGACGAGCTCAAATTTCGGCATGCGGCTTCCCCCTGAACCGCAACTACGGCGAAGAGGTTGACGCCCCCGCGCGACCGCGGCGCGCGGCGAGTTCGCTCCGCGACGAGAAGCCGAGCTTGGCGAGAATCGCTTCAACGTGCTTCTCGACGGTGCGCTCGCTGATCGCGAGTTCGGCGGCCACCGCGCGATTCGACTTACCCGCGGGAAGCAGGCCGCTCACTTCGCGCTCGCGCGGGGCCGGCTCGTTGGGCGCGACATTGCCGGTAAGCTCCAGCGCTTGCGCGCGCTGGTGCGGCAGATTCAGCTCCGCGCAGCGCGACGCCACCTTGCGGCGCGCGCGTGCCGTGTCGCGGTCGCCGCCGCGGCGCGGCCGCCGTAGCGTCGAACAGCGAGGTACGCGAGCCCGAGCGGGTTGTTGGGACGCGCCACGCCGCAAGCGATGCACGCGCGATCTCGACGTCGCCGGGTCGCGCGTATGCGGCGGCCGCCATCATCACGCGATACTGCGAGAACCCGCGCCCGCACACAGCGAGCGTTCGATGCAGCAGCGCTGCAGCGTCGTCATAGCGCCCTTCACCGGCATACGATTCGGCGAATGCGCTGGCCATCTCGCCGATGAACGGCGCCCCCGCTCCGGGAGCAGCTTTCGAGCATGCGATCGGCGTCGAGATAGCCGGTGAGTTCAGGGCGCAGCATGTGCGTGGAAAGCCGCATCGACACAGCGGTCAGCTTGGCGAACACGAAGCCGGGAAAATCGACGGCATCGAAGAGCGGAGCTGCTTCGTTCAAGCACGAGAGGGCGTCCGCAAAGCGCCCGCGCCGCAGATGGCACTCCGCGCAGTTGCGGATTTCGGGCCGGTAGTGCAGCGTGCGCGCGGTGGCGAGTGCGGCGTCGTCGAGCCAGCGGTTTCCGCAGGATACGAACTCGTCGGACGCACGCAGCCGTCCGTTCGATCTCCATCTCGCGCGCGATTCCCGGTCATCGGAAGCCGCCGGGCCCGCGTAGCTCGCAGCCCGATCGGCCGCGCAGCTGGTGACCGTGGCGATCGTTCCGGCCTGAGCGGACGGCAAGGGCGACATCGTGATCGTAGCGGCATTCGCGGATGCGAGGCCCAGGACATTCGCAACGGCGAAAGCGGTCAGGGAACGGTAAGCGGTCATTGGTCTCTCCTCCCGAGGCCAACGCTACGCCGATGCCGCGATCGGCGCGTCCGCGGAACTACGCAAAGTGGCGCACGGCCGGTACGTAGGATTCGACCAGCCAGGACCGTCGGACGGGCCTGCCCGAACGATATAGAACGCTTCCCCTGTGCGCCGAGGCGCTTCCGGAGGCAGAAGGAGCCCGTCCGTGATCCAGCCGCCCCTGTTGTTCAGCGGGACTTCCAACCGCCAGTTGGCGGACGAGATCGCGAAGCGGATGCAGACGCGCGTGGGCAACGCGCTGGTCGATCGCTTCAAGAACGACGAGTGCCGCATCGAGATCCGCGAGAACGTGCGCGGCGCCGAGGTCTTCGTCGTGCAGTCGCTGTGCCGCTCGCCGCACGGCGCGACGGTGAACGACTCGGTAATGGAACTGCTGCTGATCATCGACGCGCTGCGCCGCGCGTCGGCGAACCGCATCACGGCGGTGATCCCATACTACGGCTACGCGAAGCAGGACAAGAAGACGAAAGGCCGCGAGCCGATCTCGGCCAAGCTGGTCGCAAACATGATTGAGCGCGCGGGCGCCGAGCGGATCGTCACGCTCGACCTCCACGCCGCGCAGATCCAGGGCTTCTTCGACATCCCGGTCGACAACCTGATGGCGGCGCCGACGCTCTGCAACTACCTCAAGCAGATGAAGCTCGAAGGCGACCGCGTCGTGGTCGTCTCACCCGACGCCGGCGGCGTTCCGCGCGCGGAGACGTTCGCCAAGCGGCTCAAATCGACGCTCGCGGTGATCATCAAGCGCCGCCCGGAACCCGACGTCTCGGAAGTCACGCACATCGTCGGCGACGTGCAGGGGAAGATCGCCGTCGTGGTCGACGACATGATCTCCACCGGCGGCACGCTCGTGAAGGCGGCCGAGGCGCTGCGCAAACGCGGCGCGACCGACGTCTACACGCTCGCGACGCACGGCATCTTCGCCGGTGACGCGATCGCCCAGTTCGAGAAGTCGGAGATCAACCGCGTCATCGTCACCAACACGATCCCGCGCACGATCGACTCGGCGAAAGTCGAACACCTCGAGATCGCGCAGATCCTCGCCGACGCGATCAAACGCATCACCGCCAACCGTTCGGTCTCCGAACTCTTCGCCGCCGACGACGCCGAAACGCCGGCACCGCCGGCCGGCAAGCTCGAAGAACCCTCGCCCATCAACACCACGACCCTCACGGCGGTCCCCGCCGCGGTCGCCGCAAGTTAGGACAGCACCCGCACCATCATGGCCAAACCCCACGCAGTCGCACTTCTCAACCTCGAAGCCCGCACCGAGGTCGGCACGACCGGCGCGCAGCACGCGCGCCGCGCCGGCAAGGTCCCGGGCGTCGTCTACGGGCACGGAAGCGCGACGCCGATCGCGATCGACGCAAAAGAACTCGCCGACCTGATTCTCTCCGGCAGCAAGAGCCACATCGTGCAGGCGTCGGTCGCCGGGAAGACCGACTCGGTGCTGCTGCGCCGCATCGAAACCGACCCGATCAGCCGCAAACCGCTGAGCGTCGACTTCCAGCGCGTCACCAAGGGCGAGACGATCTTCGCGACCGTCAACGTCGTCACCGAAGGGACGCCGATCGGCGTCAAGGATCAGGGCGGCGTGATGGACGTGATCACCCACTGCCTCGAGCTCAAAGGCCCGGCCGACCGGATCCCCGACGTCCTGACCGTCGACGTCAGCGCCCTCAACGTCCACGAGCACATCACCGCAGCGCAGGTCCCGTTGCCGAAGGGGTTCACCCTGGTGACGCCTCCCGAGACCAATGTGGTCGCCGTCGAGATCACCCGCGCCGCCGTCGGTGCCGAGGAGGAAGCGGCGCCGGCCGCCGCCGCTCCGGCCGCCGAAGCAGCGGAGCCCGCCGCGGAATAACCGCGGCGCGCGCGTTCGTCGATGCAGAACGGGCTCGCGAGCGGCGAGCTCTCGATGGTGGTCGGCCTGGGGAACCCGGGTGCGAAGTACGCGCGCACCCGCCACAACGCCGGCTTCATCGTCGTCGACGAGCTCGCGCAGCGCTGGGGCGTGCCCGGCTGGCAGAAAAAGAACGAGGCGCTCTACGCGCTCGACCGCGACCGGCGCTCCCTGCTGGTCAAGCCGCAGTCGTACATGAACCTCAGCGGGCCGCCGGCGCAGGGGCTGGCGACGTTCTACAAGATCCCGCCGCAGCGGATCCTGGTCGTGGTCGACGAGCTCGACCTCCCGTTCGGGACGCTTCGGATGCGGGCGCAGGGCTCGGCCGGCGGCCATAACGGGCTCAAGTCGCTGATCGCCGTGTTCGGCACCGGCTTTCCCCGCCTGCGGATCGGAATCGGGCGCTCGCACGAGGGTGACGCGATCGATCGCGTGCTGGGACCGTTCAGCGACGAGGAGCTCCGGGGGCTCCCCGAGATCGTCGACCGAGCCGTCGCCGGGGTCGAGATCTGGCGGACCGAGGGCATCTCCGCCGCGATGAATCGGGTGAACGGGACCAACGTCCCTAAACTCTAGCGAAGACGGGCCGATGGTCCCGGTATGCTCCGCATCGCAGCCGTCGTCGCGGCGCTCGCGCTGGCGGTTCCGCTCGGCGCGTCGGCGTCCGAAGACGGCCCCGTTCTCATCGCCTTCGTCCATCCGCGCCCGCCGCAGATCCAAACGGGCGCGGCCCGGGCGCTCTTCGCCGACGTCAACGCGGCCCGCGCATTGCGCGGCCTCCCCGCGCTCCTGCCGGACCCCCAGCTCGACGAGATCGCGCTGACCGTGGCGCGCGAGATGGCGGCCCGCCATTACTTCGGCCACACCGATCCCAACGGCATGACCTTCGCCGACCGCCTCCAGTCGGCCGGCTTCCGCTTCCGCTTCGCCGCCGAGAACCTCGCGTTCGACCGCGACGAACCGCACGCAAACGCGGCGCTGCTGCGCAGTCCCGGCCACTACGCGAACATCATGGACGCACACCCGCACCGGCTCGGCGTCGCCGCGATCGCCGCCGGCGAGGGCGAGATCTTCTACGTCGAGGAGTTTTCCGACTAACGGCGGGTGGATCGGCTGGACTCCGGCGAGCGTTGGGGGAATAAGGAGCCAACGATGGACTTGCACGGCCGTACCATGGTGATCCGCGTCGATGAAGCGACGCTCGGTGCCGAAGGCGGCACGTTCTTCAGCGACCTGGTGTTCCTCGGAAATCTCGGCATGCGCCCCGTCGTCGTCGCTCCGACGGCCGACGCCGCCCGCGCGGTGGTGCGCTCGATGAACCGCAGCGGCGAT is a genomic window containing:
- a CDS encoding helix-turn-helix transcriptional regulator, translating into MHRLRRGASQQPARARVPRCSTLRRPRRGGDRDTARARRKVASRCAELNLPHQRAQALELTGNVAPNEPAPREREVSGLLPAGKSNRAVAAELAISERTVEKHVEAILAKLGFSSRSELAARRGRAGASTSSP
- the pth gene encoding aminoacyl-tRNA hydrolase, which encodes MQNGLASGELSMVVGLGNPGAKYARTRHNAGFIVVDELAQRWGVPGWQKKNEALYALDRDRRSLLVKPQSYMNLSGPPAQGLATFYKIPPQRILVVVDELDLPFGTLRMRAQGSAGGHNGLKSLIAVFGTGFPRLRIGIGRSHEGDAIDRVLGPFSDEELRGLPEIVDRAVAGVEIWRTEGISAAMNRVNGTNVPKL
- a CDS encoding ribose-phosphate diphosphokinase, with protein sequence MIQPPLLFSGTSNRQLADEIAKRMQTRVGNALVDRFKNDECRIEIRENVRGAEVFVVQSLCRSPHGATVNDSVMELLLIIDALRRASANRITAVIPYYGYAKQDKKTKGREPISAKLVANMIERAGAERIVTLDLHAAQIQGFFDIPVDNLMAAPTLCNYLKQMKLEGDRVVVVSPDAGGVPRAETFAKRLKSTLAVIIKRRPEPDVSEVTHIVGDVQGKIAVVVDDMISTGGTLVKAAEALRKRGATDVYTLATHGIFAGDAIAQFEKSEINRVIVTNTIPRTIDSAKVEHLEIAQILADAIKRITANRSVSELFAADDAETPAPPAGKLEEPSPINTTTLTAVPAAVAAS
- a CDS encoding 50S ribosomal protein L25, giving the protein MAKPHAVALLNLEARTEVGTTGAQHARRAGKVPGVVYGHGSATPIAIDAKELADLILSGSKSHIVQASVAGKTDSVLLRRIETDPISRKPLSVDFQRVTKGETIFATVNVVTEGTPIGVKDQGGVMDVITHCLELKGPADRIPDVLTVDVSALNVHEHITAAQVPLPKGFTLVTPPETNVVAVEITRAAVGAEEEAAPAAAAPAAEAAEPAAE
- the uvrB gene encoding excinuclease ABC subunit UvrB; the encoded protein is MPKFELVSSYPLAGDQPSATQALAEGVLRGDRAQTMLGVTGSGKTMAMARIVELVQKPTLVLCHNKTLAAQLCAEFRDFFPNNAVEYFVSYFDYYQPEAYIAHTDTYIAKDSSINDEIERLRHSATQSLLTRPDTLIVASVSCIYGLGSPADYMEMSADIRVGQSLDRDDFLRKLIGMQYRRNDLNLVRGTFRVRGDTLEFVGVDEELVHRIEFFGDEIEAINVVNQLTGEYVTSKDELKIFPAKHYITPDEKLRRAIVAIENELEERLKFFKSEGKLLEAQRLEQRTRYDLDMLREVGYCNGVENYSGPLSGRESGSTPWTLLDFLPKDWLLLVDESHVTLPQVHGMHGGDRSRKLSLVEHGFRLPSALDNRPLTFDEFQAHINQVIYVSATPATYEIGKSAQVVEMIIRPTGLVDPEVEVRPTRHQVDDLMDEIRKRAEKNERVLVTTLTKKMAEDLTDYLLENGIRVRYLHSEVETLERIAILRDLRKGEFDVLVGINLLREGLDLPEVSLVGILDADKEGYLRSGTSLIQTIGRAARNVEGKVIMYADVVTESMAKALGETKRRREKQVAFNLEHGIEPRTIRKEVHDILSLIGGGEGGNDAAAAVRAERLPREVAEAMAKEIERKMRDAAANLEFEKAAALRDELVNLRKQIGGNESVLFQGKAPKIFQHALKELIGT
- a CDS encoding CAP domain-containing protein, which codes for MLRIAAVVAALALAVPLGASASEDGPVLIAFVHPRPPQIQTGAARALFADVNAARALRGLPALLPDPQLDEIALTVAREMAARHYFGHTDPNGMTFADRLQSAGFRFRFAAENLAFDRDEPHANAALLRSPGHYANIMDAHPHRLGVAAIAAGEGEIFYVEEFSD